A region of Paenibacillus sp. JNUCC-31 DNA encodes the following proteins:
- a CDS encoding response regulator, producing MINILIVDDQKHIRDGLQAMLLQFPLELNHIYCAASGVEALSLLRQHSIHIVITDIKMPDMDGLALMAQTKEERIELEYLIISGYSDFTYAQKAIGLGAKGYLLKPLKREDLQTSLEHIWQEIQTRQALTFNMQHVSRLAQETDRKELRMFMQGALSDDAWILQIQQQNPTLWCNYRLCLLREKCWINQPGASSAHSMEAIAYRVFGRQGCICLQHRPYLILAVDASIDPGVLPAALKGGKIDAITAMTNPIQGLKGLPGSYTQVLELYRHSYLFPDQYSILPTHIEHMDQQWQLPYEDLYELFQSVGTDNSSIITQGISAIFHKNVLQRYPIRYTQQLCAATVQMMEEYERVIRPYMGEEALDLESVRNLFDYPGMRDYMQALQQQLLRLNQFYFEYKCSYRHSQDLNEAIRFIHESYHKPLDLAMVSNHVSLNYAYFSNLFKKNMGKGFAEYLRDVRLNKARRLLAETDHKIVEVAAMVGYESYKSFTRAFRLVMQIQPTEYRQMMRQKAEHEAQYDNATP from the coding sequence ATGATCAATATTCTGATTGTGGACGATCAAAAGCACATCCGTGATGGTCTGCAGGCGATGCTACTTCAATTTCCTCTGGAACTGAACCACATTTACTGTGCCGCGAGCGGAGTAGAGGCACTAAGCCTTTTGCGCCAGCATAGCATCCACATCGTTATTACCGATATTAAGATGCCGGATATGGATGGACTTGCACTCATGGCACAAACCAAAGAGGAGCGAATCGAGCTGGAATATCTCATTATCAGTGGTTATAGTGATTTTACATATGCCCAAAAAGCCATCGGACTTGGGGCAAAGGGCTACTTGCTAAAACCGTTGAAGCGAGAGGATCTGCAAACTTCGCTAGAGCATATATGGCAAGAAATCCAAACACGGCAGGCACTTACCTTTAACATGCAGCATGTATCCCGTCTCGCCCAAGAGACAGATCGTAAAGAATTACGAATGTTTATGCAAGGTGCGTTAAGCGATGACGCATGGATTCTTCAGATTCAGCAACAAAATCCTACCCTCTGGTGCAACTATCGCCTGTGCCTGCTACGGGAGAAATGTTGGATTAATCAGCCCGGAGCCAGCAGCGCCCATAGCATGGAAGCCATTGCTTATCGTGTGTTTGGCAGACAAGGTTGTATTTGTCTGCAACACCGCCCGTACCTGATTCTTGCGGTAGATGCGTCGATAGATCCAGGTGTTTTGCCTGCAGCGCTCAAGGGAGGAAAGATTGATGCGATAACGGCCATGACTAACCCGATTCAAGGGTTAAAGGGGCTGCCAGGCAGCTATACACAAGTGCTTGAGCTCTATCGCCATAGTTACCTGTTTCCAGATCAGTACAGTATCCTGCCAACACATATTGAGCATATGGATCAGCAGTGGCAACTTCCCTATGAAGACTTATATGAACTGTTCCAGTCCGTTGGAACCGACAACAGTAGTATAATTACTCAGGGTATTTCCGCTATATTTCACAAAAATGTGCTGCAACGCTATCCTATTCGCTATACCCAACAGCTCTGCGCCGCCACCGTGCAGATGATGGAGGAATACGAACGAGTTATTCGCCCTTATATGGGGGAAGAAGCACTGGACCTTGAGTCTGTGCGTAATCTCTTCGATTATCCGGGGATGCGCGATTATATGCAGGCGCTGCAACAGCAGCTTCTTCGGCTGAATCAGTTCTATTTTGAATATAAGTGCAGCTATCGCCATTCGCAGGACTTAAATGAAGCCATTCGTTTTATACACGAGAGTTACCATAAACCGCTGGACCTCGCGATGGTATCCAATCATGTGTCGCTTAATTATGCCTATTTCTCAAATCTGTTTAAGAAGAATATGGGTAAAGGTTTTGCCGAATACCTGCGAGATGTGCGTCTGAATAAAGCGCGGCGACTCCTGGCCGAAACCGATCATAAAATTGTTGAGGTGGCTGCTATGGTTGGCTATGAAAGCTACAAAAGCTTCACACGGGCGTTCCGCCTTGTGATGCAGATCCAACCCACAGAGTACCGACAGATGATGCGGCAGAAAGCAGAGCACGAAGCTCAGTACGATAACGCTACACCATGA
- a CDS encoding glycoside hydrolase family 16 protein has product MKLSHFTEKRLMKKVFGMFLVVVMLVSVGVLPASKVQAAGTTVTSMEYFSPADGPVISKSGVGKASYGFVMPKFNGGSATWNDVHSDVGVNVKVGNNWVDIDQEGGYIYNQNWGHWSDGGFNGYWFTLSATTEIQLYSKANGVKLEYQLVFQNINKTTITAMNPTQGPQITASFTGGAGFTYPTFNNNPAVTYEAVADDLKVYVKPVNSSTWIDIDNNAASGWIYDHNFGQFTDGGGGYWFNVTESINVKLESKTSSANLIYTITFNEPTRNSYVITPYEGTTFTADANGSIGVPLPKIDGGAPIAKELGNFVYQININGQWVDLSNSSQSKFAYSANGYNNMSAANQWGYWADYIYGLWFQPIQENMQIRIGYPLNGQAGGNIGNNFVNYTFIGNPNAPRPDVSDQEDIAIGTPTDPAISGMNLIWQDEFTGTTLDTSKWNYETGYYLNNDPATWGWGNAELQHYTNSTQNVFVQDGKLNIKAMNDNKSFPQDPNRYAKYSSGKINTKDKLSLKYGRVDFRAKLPTGDGVWPALWMLPKDSVYGTWAASGEIDVMEARGRLPGSVSGTIHFGGQWPVNQYSGGDYHFPEGQTFANDYHVYSVVWEEDNIKWYVDGKFFYKVTNQQWYSTAAPNNPNAPFDEPFYLIMNLAIGGNFDGGRIPNASDIPATMQVDYVRVYKEQ; this is encoded by the coding sequence ATGAAACTATCTCACTTTACGGAGAAACGGTTGATGAAAAAGGTATTTGGCATGTTCCTAGTGGTTGTGATGCTGGTTAGTGTTGGCGTATTGCCGGCTTCAAAGGTTCAGGCAGCGGGAACTACCGTTACCTCAATGGAGTACTTCTCACCAGCAGACGGGCCTGTTATTTCAAAATCAGGGGTTGGCAAGGCCAGTTACGGATTTGTCATGCCTAAGTTCAATGGAGGCTCTGCTACTTGGAATGATGTTCACAGTGACGTGGGTGTGAACGTAAAAGTAGGCAACAACTGGGTTGATATTGACCAAGAAGGTGGTTATATCTATAACCAAAATTGGGGGCACTGGAGCGATGGCGGCTTCAATGGCTATTGGTTCACCCTTTCCGCAACAACCGAAATTCAACTGTACTCCAAAGCGAATGGTGTTAAGCTTGAATATCAACTTGTATTCCAAAACATAAACAAAACAACCATCACAGCGATGAATCCGACACAAGGGCCACAAATCACAGCAAGTTTCACAGGCGGTGCAGGCTTTACATATCCAACGTTTAACAATAATCCTGCGGTCACCTATGAAGCTGTTGCGGATGATTTGAAGGTGTATGTCAAACCAGTGAACAGCAGCACTTGGATTGATATTGATAATAACGCAGCCAGCGGCTGGATCTACGATCACAATTTTGGCCAATTCACTGATGGCGGCGGTGGCTACTGGTTTAACGTAACGGAATCGATCAATGTCAAATTGGAATCAAAGACTTCTTCGGCTAATCTCATTTATACGATTACCTTTAATGAACCGACAAGAAATTCATATGTCATTACGCCATACGAAGGAACAACTTTTACAGCAGATGCAAATGGTTCCATTGGAGTACCGCTTCCCAAAATTGACGGAGGTGCGCCAATCGCCAAGGAACTGGGTAATTTTGTATACCAGATTAACATCAATGGACAATGGGTGGATTTGAGTAACTCCAGTCAGAGCAAGTTTGCATACTCCGCTAATGGTTACAACAATATGTCTGCTGCCAATCAGTGGGGATACTGGGCCGATTATATCTATGGTCTTTGGTTCCAGCCCATCCAGGAAAATATGCAAATCCGTATCGGTTATCCACTGAACGGACAGGCGGGCGGAAATATTGGCAACAACTTCGTCAACTATACCTTCATCGGTAATCCAAATGCTCCGCGTCCGGATGTATCGGATCAAGAAGATATCGCGATCGGGACTCCAACCGACCCGGCTATCTCGGGTATGAATCTCATCTGGCAGGATGAATTCACCGGAACTACGCTCGATACAAGTAAATGGAACTATGAAACTGGCTATTATCTCAATAACGATCCTGCTACCTGGGGTTGGGGCAACGCAGAACTGCAGCATTACACGAACAGCACCCAGAATGTATTTGTCCAGGATGGAAAGCTGAATATCAAAGCCATGAACGACAACAAATCCTTCCCGCAGGATCCGAATCGGTATGCTAAGTACTCCTCTGGCAAGATTAATACCAAGGATAAACTCTCCTTGAAGTATGGCAGAGTCGATTTTCGTGCCAAGCTGCCTACAGGCGACGGGGTTTGGCCGGCACTTTGGATGCTTCCAAAAGATTCGGTATATGGCACATGGGCTGCATCAGGTGAAATTGATGTTATGGAAGCGAGAGGACGTCTGCCTGGCTCAGTAAGCGGTACCATACACTTTGGCGGACAATGGCCCGTGAACCAGTATTCGGGTGGCGATTACCACTTCCCAGAAGGGCAAACTTTTGCGAATGATTATCATGTATACTCTGTAGTCTGGGAAGAGGACAACATTAAATGGTATGTCGACGGAAAGTTTTTCTATAAAGTCACCAACCAGCAGTGGTATTCCACGGCCGCACCGAATAATCCGAACGCACCTTTCGATGAGCCGTTCTACCTCATTATGAACTTGGCGATCGGCGGAAACTTTGACGGCGGCCGGATTCCGAACGCATCTGATATTCCGGCCACCATGCAGGTGGATTACGTCCGAGTGTATAAAGAACAGTAA
- a CDS encoding M56 family metallopeptidase yields MNTILVLLSTLTVAGSVVVAFILLLRLFSFQAFPAKWRFGIGKMALGLYLLPIFFASHWVFTRFISNATVTKLPLTVEQGLAEPFYLVPSIPVQSISANLALSFICVWAAGAIVFAAWQIYGYHRFLKKLELTRTIVPKNSEVAELLPVVKRTLGLKSEVRLAYSSMIRSPFLIGLWKPTIYLPLENAANVDLTLVLHHELIHLKRKDLWVKALILVARGLHWFNPLIHTLSRDIHIWSELSCDEEVVKGMSIADRKRYGEMILNVVAGSRISPTPLCSSLSGDGKQLKRRLTMMLNVKKVKKKTFVIAISALFLVTAISTVTTAWASSNTPRVVASEETTSGVPRPSAQAEVREDASVVPRSSAQAEAREETSVAPRPSAQAEAREEPSVAPRPSAQAEAREEASVAPRPSAQAEVREDASVAPRPSAQAGVRGEASAAPRPPAQAEVREAPGGPRPSAQAEVQEAPAVARPSAQADASH; encoded by the coding sequence ATGAATACTATTCTTGTATTATTGTCTACCTTGACCGTTGCCGGAAGTGTTGTCGTCGCTTTCATCTTGTTACTGCGCCTTTTTTCCTTTCAGGCTTTTCCAGCAAAATGGCGCTTTGGCATTGGGAAAATGGCTTTGGGTTTGTATCTATTGCCCATATTTTTTGCTTCTCACTGGGTGTTTACAAGGTTCATATCCAATGCAACAGTAACCAAGTTACCCTTAACAGTTGAACAGGGGTTGGCTGAGCCGTTCTATCTGGTTCCTTCCATCCCGGTACAGTCCATTTCAGCAAACCTAGCGCTCTCATTTATATGCGTATGGGCAGCTGGAGCCATAGTTTTTGCAGCATGGCAAATATATGGTTACCACAGGTTTCTCAAGAAACTAGAACTTACACGAACCATCGTGCCGAAGAACAGCGAAGTTGCCGAGCTGCTCCCGGTCGTCAAGAGAACTCTGGGTCTCAAAAGCGAGGTTCGACTTGCATATAGCTCCATGATTCGCAGTCCTTTTCTGATTGGGTTGTGGAAACCGACGATTTATCTGCCTTTGGAGAATGCAGCAAATGTGGATCTCACCCTGGTGCTTCATCATGAACTGATTCACCTGAAAAGGAAAGATTTATGGGTCAAGGCGCTCATATTGGTAGCTCGTGGGCTGCATTGGTTCAATCCGCTGATTCATACACTTTCCAGGGATATTCACATATGGAGTGAACTGTCCTGCGATGAAGAAGTCGTAAAGGGAATGTCCATTGCGGATCGTAAACGCTATGGGGAAATGATCCTGAACGTAGTCGCCGGATCAAGGATTTCACCCACCCCATTGTGCTCCTCACTATCCGGGGACGGCAAACAACTAAAAAGGAGATTAACCATGATGCTTAACGTAAAAAAAGTGAAAAAGAAAACCTTTGTTATAGCGATATCAGCGCTCTTTCTGGTTACTGCAATAAGTACCGTAACAACGGCTTGGGCCTCCAGCAATACGCCCAGGGTGGTTGCGAGTGAGGAAACAACTTCGGGGGTACCACGTCCATCGGCACAAGCCGAAGTTCGGGAAGACGCTTCTGTAGTACCACGCTCATCGGCACAAGCCGAAGCTCGGGAAGAAACTTCTGTAGCACCACGCCCATCGGCACAAGCCGAAGCTCGGGAAGAACCTTCTGTAGCACCACGCCCATCGGCACAAGCCGAAGCTCGGGAAGAAGCTTCTGTAGCACCACGCCCATCGGCACAAGCCGAAGTTCGGGAAGACGCTTCTGTAGCACCACGCCCATCGGCACAAGCCGGAGTTCGGGGAGAAGCTTCTGCAGCACCACGCCCACCGGCACAAGCAGAAGTTCGGGAAGCTCCTGGAGGACCACGTCCTTCGGCACAAGCCGAAGTTCAGGAAGCTCCTGCTGTAGCACGTCCTTCGGCACAAGCAGATGCCAGTCATTAA
- a CDS encoding BlaI/MecI/CopY family transcriptional regulator gives MNQIQKLSDTEMELMEAIWECEPPVTSTELLHLFSQRGKDWKAQTISTFLSRLVDKGALMATRHGRTNKYVPRISPEDYKLLETQQVLDDLYQGSVKNLISALYDGDKLSDQDIAELRQWFSEK, from the coding sequence GTGAACCAAATTCAAAAATTATCGGATACTGAAATGGAGCTGATGGAAGCGATCTGGGAGTGTGAGCCACCAGTCACCTCCACCGAACTGCTGCACCTGTTTTCACAAAGGGGTAAAGATTGGAAAGCGCAAACAATCTCCACCTTTCTCTCCCGGCTGGTAGACAAGGGAGCTCTTATGGCTACAAGGCATGGACGTACCAACAAGTATGTGCCTCGTATTTCGCCCGAAGATTACAAGTTACTGGAAACACAACAAGTCCTGGATGATTTATATCAAGGCTCAGTCAAAAATTTGATTTCAGCTTTGTATGACGGCGACAAACTCTCCGATCAAGACATTGCAGAGCTGAGACAATGGTTTTCGGAAAAGTAG
- a CDS encoding S-layer homology domain-containing protein, translated as MISHLYKKMLAILLSIALVFGWFAGFGGANSAQAASLSEPDILLERNANWKYFDQGQDLLSEWRALYDDSSWNSGTAPFGYKDNGNGISTSYFGPVHTEVSYGLDKESKPRTTYFRTNLTVNKDQIDGYGQILGTFGIDDGAVIYVNGVEVRRFGMPDGEIQYSTKATSSQDLPVMYEDIDLTEPMKAYLHDGSNEIAVEVHQQSESSSDLYFDMELKALADAPLLDISKVTVTFYGDATTSKGFTWYTPLASVQSDVQVVPNQGGAADFSQAQSFIGRASVASNSPGEMVHKAEATNLMPDTSYYFRVGDQNLGIWSEVGTFKTAPIDGAFTFIDLTDTQAKEEDEASLSGSTLSKALTTVPNAEFVIHNGDVVENGTSEQEWNWLLGHSQTSLMNTTIAPSPGNHENKNYAFYEHFNLKQPDNAATVTGAYYSYNYSKAHFIVLNSNENSAEYANFSNEQVAWMKQDVEEAKAAGAEWIIVNIHKGPYTTSNHATDRDIIGENGVRKKIAPLMNELGIDLVLQGHDHIYARTKPIKSDGTAEDVSKITETLNGQSIEYAVKPDGTIYMIPATAGAKVYFKNVKPELGEAYFSLFERAEENHARQYGDTTSAARGQVQNFVSLTINGGKLTAVTYEIDQNSNNAQPYIVDQFGIIKESDTVPTPEQVNKVTVTFHGDPTKSKGFTWYTSDQVTNSDLQVVEKTAATPDFTQAKSVQGRSAQPANAPAELMHKAEVTDLKANTNYYFRVGDASKEVWSETGTFRTAPEKGKFTFIDLADTQAKEEDEAILSSETLAKALATIPDAQFVVHNGDIVDKGVKEEQWNWLLGHSQESLLNTTIVPSAGNHEDENYAFIDHFNIQSPVNSATETGAYYSYDYSNAHFVVLNSNEDSGDYDNFSTEQVEWLKKDVQTAKKNGAQWIIVNIHKGPYTTSNHATDSDIMGANGVRSKIAPIMAELGIDFVLQGHDHIYARTKPIDQKGKARQPEIITEMQNGQKIEYAVNPDGSIYLIPATAGPKVYYKNKSESLGDAYYSLFELAEENHAAKYGPDPSDNRRPKRSQVQNFVGITIDGNKLTAITYEIDQNLNEAAPFIIDQFGIVKKTVTPNPDPGTSNPGTSNPGSGSGSGSGNGSSSGNGTSGTGGNPSTGNGSNNGAGNGSNPGNETGTGSNNSGNGGNAPILKDTAGHWAKTAIDKALTAGFVNGYGDQTFRPNQKVTRAEFITMLGRALNLNTESESIHYTDDNKIPSWAKPYITAAASAGIVNGYENGSFGPSKTLSRAEMVTMIARAGGIPADSNAKLDFKDAKDVPAWAVPYVASTVEAGLVGGVGGNRFAPNQTATRAEAVTLIVGLLEKTK; from the coding sequence ATGATCAGTCACCTCTACAAGAAGATGTTAGCCATCCTGTTATCCATTGCTTTGGTATTTGGATGGTTTGCGGGATTTGGGGGAGCCAATTCAGCGCAAGCCGCATCGTTGTCTGAGCCAGATATTCTGTTAGAGCGTAACGCCAATTGGAAATATTTCGATCAGGGTCAAGACTTACTGTCGGAATGGCGTGCTTTATACGATGATTCGTCTTGGAATTCCGGAACTGCTCCGTTTGGTTACAAGGACAACGGCAATGGCATAAGCACCTCCTATTTTGGACCTGTCCATACGGAAGTCAGCTACGGTCTGGACAAAGAATCAAAACCCCGCACAACCTATTTCCGGACAAACCTAACCGTTAACAAGGACCAAATTGATGGTTATGGACAAATTCTCGGCACATTCGGCATTGATGACGGTGCAGTGATTTATGTAAATGGTGTGGAAGTCCGTCGCTTTGGCATGCCAGACGGCGAGATTCAATACTCCACCAAAGCAACCTCCAGTCAGGACTTGCCGGTAATGTATGAGGATATCGACCTGACTGAGCCAATGAAAGCCTATTTGCATGATGGATCAAACGAAATCGCCGTCGAAGTACATCAACAGAGTGAGAGCAGCTCTGACCTGTATTTTGATATGGAGCTTAAAGCATTGGCTGATGCGCCTTTACTGGATATCAGCAAAGTAACGGTTACCTTCTATGGAGACGCAACAACAAGCAAAGGCTTCACTTGGTATACCCCTCTTGCATCGGTACAGAGCGATGTTCAAGTGGTACCGAACCAGGGAGGCGCTGCTGACTTCAGTCAGGCCCAAAGCTTCATCGGGCGCGCGTCCGTGGCTTCGAACTCCCCGGGAGAAATGGTACATAAGGCGGAAGCGACGAATCTTATGCCAGATACGTCCTATTATTTCCGCGTTGGCGATCAGAATCTGGGCATATGGAGTGAGGTTGGAACGTTTAAAACGGCTCCCATTGATGGAGCGTTTACGTTTATTGACCTGACGGATACTCAAGCAAAGGAAGAAGATGAGGCCAGCCTGTCCGGCTCTACACTTTCCAAAGCGCTGACTACTGTTCCGAATGCGGAGTTTGTCATTCATAACGGAGACGTTGTGGAGAACGGAACGTCAGAACAGGAATGGAACTGGCTGCTTGGTCACTCACAAACCAGCTTGATGAATACGACCATTGCACCATCCCCAGGCAATCACGAGAACAAAAATTATGCCTTCTACGAGCACTTTAACCTGAAGCAGCCCGATAACGCTGCAACAGTAACAGGTGCATACTACTCTTATAATTACAGCAAAGCCCATTTTATTGTATTGAATTCCAATGAGAATTCCGCCGAATATGCCAATTTCTCCAATGAGCAAGTGGCATGGATGAAGCAGGATGTGGAGGAGGCAAAAGCAGCAGGAGCGGAGTGGATTATCGTCAACATCCATAAAGGTCCGTATACAACGTCCAATCACGCCACCGACAGAGACATTATTGGCGAGAACGGTGTAAGAAAAAAAATCGCCCCGTTGATGAACGAACTGGGCATCGATCTGGTACTTCAGGGACATGACCATATCTATGCACGGACGAAGCCAATCAAGAGCGACGGTACTGCGGAAGATGTGTCCAAAATAACGGAGACTCTGAACGGACAAAGTATTGAGTACGCAGTTAAGCCTGATGGAACGATCTATATGATTCCCGCTACCGCCGGGGCCAAAGTATACTTCAAAAACGTAAAGCCAGAACTTGGCGAAGCGTATTTCAGCTTGTTCGAGCGTGCTGAAGAAAACCACGCACGGCAATATGGAGACACTACAAGTGCGGCCAGAGGTCAGGTCCAAAACTTCGTTTCATTGACGATCAACGGGGGTAAACTGACAGCCGTTACGTATGAGATAGACCAAAATAGTAATAACGCACAACCATATATCGTTGATCAATTCGGAATCATCAAGGAATCGGATACAGTTCCCACTCCGGAACAGGTAAACAAAGTAACAGTAACGTTCCATGGAGATCCGACCAAGAGCAAGGGCTTTACATGGTATACATCCGATCAAGTAACGAATAGCGACCTTCAAGTTGTGGAGAAAACAGCTGCAACACCTGATTTCACACAAGCCAAATCGGTTCAAGGACGCTCTGCTCAGCCTGCAAATGCTCCAGCGGAGCTGATGCACAAAGCTGAAGTGACAGATCTGAAAGCCAATACGAACTATTATTTCCGTGTAGGGGATGCTTCCAAGGAAGTCTGGAGCGAGACAGGTACGTTCCGTACAGCGCCGGAAAAAGGCAAGTTCACCTTCATTGATTTAGCGGACACACAGGCGAAGGAAGAGGATGAGGCTATTCTATCATCCGAGACATTGGCCAAAGCATTGGCTACGATACCGGATGCACAATTCGTCGTGCATAACGGAGATATTGTGGATAAAGGCGTCAAAGAGGAACAATGGAATTGGCTCCTTGGTCATTCGCAGGAAAGCCTGTTGAACACAACCATCGTCCCATCCGCAGGGAATCATGAGGACGAAAACTATGCGTTTATCGATCATTTCAATATCCAGTCACCAGTGAATTCTGCAACGGAGACGGGAGCTTACTATTCGTATGATTACAGCAATGCGCATTTTGTTGTGTTGAATTCCAATGAGGATTCGGGCGATTATGACAACTTCTCTACAGAGCAGGTCGAGTGGCTGAAGAAAGATGTTCAAACTGCCAAGAAGAACGGAGCCCAATGGATTATCGTCAACATTCACAAGGGGCCGTATACAACGTCAAATCACGCAACGGATTCCGACATCATGGGAGCAAACGGCGTACGTTCCAAGATTGCACCGATCATGGCGGAGCTTGGCATTGATTTTGTTCTTCAGGGCCATGATCACATCTATGCCCGGACCAAACCGATTGACCAGAAGGGAAAAGCACGTCAGCCAGAGATTATCACCGAGATGCAAAATGGACAGAAAATCGAGTACGCTGTGAATCCGGATGGCTCGATCTATCTGATTCCGGCAACAGCTGGTCCAAAAGTCTATTACAAAAATAAAAGTGAGAGTCTCGGGGACGCCTACTACAGTCTCTTCGAACTGGCAGAGGAGAATCATGCAGCCAAATATGGCCCTGATCCGAGTGATAACCGCCGTCCAAAACGAAGTCAGGTACAAAATTTTGTGGGCATTACGATCGATGGTAATAAACTGACAGCTATAACGTATGAAATTGACCAAAATCTGAACGAAGCAGCACCATTCATTATTGATCAATTTGGTATCGTGAAGAAGACGGTGACACCAAATCCTGATCCAGGAACGTCCAATCCAGGAACATCGAATCCGGGCTCGGGTTCTGGTTCCGGCTCCGGTAATGGATCCAGCAGCGGTAATGGCACTTCAGGAACCGGTGGAAATCCTTCAACTGGGAACGGTTCGAACAACGGTGCTGGCAACGGAAGCAATCCCGGAAATGAGACGGGTACCGGATCAAACAATAGCGGGAATGGTGGAAATGCACCGATACTGAAAGATACGGCCGGGCACTGGGCAAAAACAGCAATTGATAAAGCCCTGACGGCTGGATTCGTGAATGGCTATGGCGATCAGACCTTCCGTCCGAATCAGAAAGTTACACGTGCCGAGTTCATTACGATGCTGGGCCGTGCCTTGAATCTGAATACTGAAAGCGAGAGTATTCACTATACAGATGATAACAAGATTCCTTCATGGGCGAAGCCTTATATTACAGCAGCTGCATCCGCTGGCATTGTCAATGGTTACGAAAATGGCTCGTTCGGCCCTAGCAAGACGCTGAGCCGGGCGGAGATGGTAACTATGATTGCACGCGCTGGCGGAATCCCTGCGGATTCTAACGCCAAGCTCGACTTCAAAGATGCGAAGGACGTTCCGGCATGGGCTGTCCCATATGTAGCTTCCACTGTGGAAGCTGGCCTAGTAGGCGGGGTCGGTGGCAATCGTTTTGCTCCAAATCAGACAGCGACTAGAGCAGAGGCAGTCACACTTATTGTCGGCCTTCTAGAAAA